In Citrus sinensis cultivar Valencia sweet orange chromosome 3, DVS_A1.0, whole genome shotgun sequence, the sequence AAGCAGCTGTTTGGAAATCTCTGGAACAGAGAAGAAGAGGGAGTCTTTTGGTACAGGCAAAGTAAGTCAATAAATCTATCCACGCACATGCAAAGCTAAAGAAATTCAAGCTTTCAGAAATCGGATAGATACACACATGATGATCAGAAATCAGATTTCCTCGTGaacatttcttttaaaaacaaataatagatgattaaacaaagaaattaacaagCACACAGAAAGGATGGCAACATGAAGATCGGACGTGTAATCAGCCattaattcaaagaaatcaagATCATACAAGTGACGTGAGAATGAAGAATCAATCAAAACACCTGTCCAGAAAGATCAACGCATAACATGTAGCACTACATATCCATCCATCCATCCATCCATCCATCAAAATATGACAAATTTATTTGCTCCTTGTGTTCAGGAGGAGGGAACTGCACTGGCCAAATactataaattaacatattaaagaacaaaaaacaaaaagaacagACACACAAACATACCATTGGATTGATGGTTGTCGGTTGAAGTAGAAGATTACTAGCACACAcactctctgtctctctctccctccccCCACCTGAGAGGCTGCTGATACGTGTCTTGTTTTTTTCAGTTTATACTACTAacacaaatcaaatattttgtttctttcccctgtttttctaatttatagGGAGTTACAGTTACTTACGGCTGTGTAAATAGTTCTCCAGTATGcgtatgaataaataaatacatagacaacaatttcatttttctgcTTTACTAATTAACGAAATTTGTTTGCTAGCCAATTAAGACTTTTACACTTTTGCTATTTTGTCCTAACTATGCCAGGAATCTAACCCACGATTTGATTTCTGTCCACCACACACTAATAAAAgtagaaatataatttatacaactatatatatatatatatatatattatttctttcaattagTTAGTAAAAGTAGAAATAAAAAGGAACACACACCACTATTAACTggcaattttgatttttatggtaagatattaatttatggagtgaaaaattactaaaattataaaaaattactattaaattttaatggcaTCAAAATCTTGTAATTAAACTCATACATTGCATGGTTGATTTATAAATACACTGCTCTACACTGTACCGAAACAATGTAAAGTTTAAGCTAAGCATAGCGGCTAGCCGGCTAGTGCTAAGGGTGGGTGCACGTGTAAAACAAGCGGAAAGGTGGATTGCCAGCTCATTGTTGtagtttataatataaatttcgAATGAATTTGATTGTCCATTCCTAAAAAATAAGGGAGGCTTACAGCAACAGTATCACAGGTGGGATTGAGTACTGTTACTGTAAGAGATGTAAATTACACTCGACCTAACTTAGCGCCAgcccaaaaataattatctaatgTTGCGATGACAGTCGATGATAATGATAAGATCAGAGATTAGTGGGAAGGATTGTGGTGCTGACACCTTGGCAAATCTCCTGTCCTGAGAAATGCTCTGATTAATGCTCTTTTTGTCACTTTTCGCATATGTTCAAATCAATATCACTCAGAAACTCCACTGTGTGCACGTGACTGCCTAATCTTTTGGCTTTTGATTTAACTTTCAAACCAAACGGGGTGGTCATTCACAACAGCACTGATGTAAGAAATTGacctataaaataaaattggctAACAGGAAGGAATTGTGGCCTGGCAATCAActctttgttgtaaaattCCCAATGAAGTGAAACTAAATTATAACCCAAACATACAAAAATTGGTCGTACATCATGAACTTTGAAGCGACTGCTAAACCCACAACTATAGCAAAATCAAGGCAACAATGAAATAATCAAAGTTCCTTCTTTTTGGTCCCAAGAACTGGAGGGTCAATATCAATACCCATGTTAGCCGCAGTACCTGCTATAATTCTCATTGCTGATTCAATAGAAGTGCAATTCAAATCTGGAAGCTTTTCCGTGGCAATGGCCCGCAATTGTTCAATGGTGATCTTCCCCACTTTCTGTTGCTTTGGATCTTTTGAACCCTTCTCCACCCCTATTATCAATCAGTTCAGTGCAATTAAAAGCACAATCTTTTActcatgatatttattaaatggcAGAATACACTGTAGACTGATCACTTAACCATTTACAGTTACAGCATTTTGCTATTCAACAGTAACCAATTCCGCCAAACAAACTGATTGTTTGCAATTACAACCAAAAAGACCAAGTTGCTTAAGCATGACCCCATAGATATCCATTAAAAATGCAACATGATTGAATGGATAAGTTGAAAACACCTTAACCTTGTTCAGAACTCAATATAGCTTTTATTCGAGAGATATACATTCAAAGCTTCAATATTCCATCCTTCTATGAATTTCACAGCCATTATCCCATTATGAATCTTGTCTTTCTCATACAAACATAGATGACAATGACCCACAATATGGCATCATCTAATAGATAAAATGCATTCATCGTACTACAAGatttaataacaaaacaacGGATCAAAAGAGATCAAGGATGAGGATTGTATATGGGAATTAGTATTGAGATTGCAGCAAAATGTATCAAGGTCATTAATAAGGGAGTGTTTCTTGCAatgaaactttaatttttgagaagtaaaaACTGATAAGCATTATGGATCCAAAAGTCCTGCTCATACTGTGAGCAGTTATGAAAAGGACGCACATAATTACTAGCTGTGGACCTCTTTCGGGCAGGCCGTGATAAAATAATCAGTGGAGTGGAGTGAATGCTACCTATTGCAGAGCAAAAGATAATGGATCTATTTCAATAACTAACTCATACTTCTAAAAGAATGAGGTTTCTGGTTAATTTCCATGTTGAACGagaagttttgatgttcagCCATGTTCTTGtcgggaaaaagaaaaattaaatgaagtcTTTGAGATTATACTGGGTCTTTCAGTTTATCCTTTTATGTTTATAGTGTTCATTATTCATAGCCAAGAAAAAGGGGACCGAAAAACAAGCAAAGTAAAAACAACACAAAGATAAAGTATCTGCTTGGCACTAGCCTATCATAAGGAGAACACTACGGTTATGGCCATGTAAACACAAATTTCACTCCTCAACAAGAAGGTCGACTTCTTGTCTTTAGGCCTTTCTCAGTACAATGAAATCTCACCCCTGTTACTGGAATCAACATTACCCCAACCCAAAATATGCAGAAATACGTACAAAGTtaatccaaaaataatatgCGGGATTCAAGATAAGGGAAACATATTTCAACTTGCTGCAGATTTGGTGTTACAAAAACAACTCTTCTGGTTTTTACTCATTTCAGCCAAAAGAGATTGCTTAAACAGTAGGCATCTTTTCAGCTACcgtttaataaatgtaatcaAGTAAACTTCAATTACAAGATGTAGCGACAGAACATAATTCAGATATGAGAAAATTTCAAAGGCCTACTTAAAATACAGAATTGAAAAGTCAATGCATTACAACAATGTGTCACCTTACCTTTGTTAAGCCAAGCACATACATTTTGGTTTTCCAAGAATCTCAACAAAGTTTCAAGGAATCACAGTGGCACCACAGTTGATTCAATTAGGATCAACTACTCAAttctcaaaaattataatataatatatgtaatagggttaattataattgaaaGCATACCAGCAGCCTTAAGGAGCAAAACTGACGCGGGCGGCGTCTTAAGAATAAAAGTGAAGCTCCTATcctgaaagaaagaaagaaagaaagaaggaaagagagaaaaataaatagacaaataaaaaagagggTCAATGAATTaactgaaaagaaaatgaagaacaaatgGATTTGGAAGCACTAACATCGTAAACAGTAATTTCGACTGGAATAACGTAACCGGCTTTATCAGCAGTTCTAGCATTATAATCCTTACAAAAAGCCATGATATTTACACCCTTAGCACCAAGGGCTGGCCCCACGGGCGGCGCAGGTGTGGCCTTTCCTGCCTCTAGAGCCAGCTTTATCAAACCCACCACTGCTCCGCGCCCGCCAATGaacacatattaaaattaaaaattaaaagaattaagcaAATGTAAAAGCAAATAAGAACcgaacaaaaaatgaaagggCATGGTCGTAAATAAATAGAGGTACCTTTCTTGGCTTTGGCTTTGCCACCGAGTTTAGGAGGAGCCATGGCAATGACAGTGAGAAATCTTGGAGTTGAAGAGAGGAGTGGGGATGGTTTAACTTTATTGTCGTAAAATGGGAGGGAGACATTAGAGTTTGAGGATAAGTTGACGGCTGAAGGAAATAAAGAGCACGAAAGCTGCTGATTAGTATTTTGAAGACTCGTTGAAGTGGATAGAGAGGAAGCCATTGAACCTCGAATCCACTGAATCTGAGTAACCAAACAACAGCAaactaagaagaagaaaatgtttcGGATAAGTTCGTTGGGACTTAAAACCACATCTCCGGCCGCTCTCTCTCAACTCTTGCCCACCATCTCTATGGACCCCCCACATCTATTTCTAATGTACCCACAACtacaattatcaattttcaaaACGAAAATCTCGCCAATTTCGACACCccgttttttatatttttaaattactagCCGACACCCCTTTAAATTCCCGATCTATCCCCCAGTGAACCTCCCCGTTGCttcccctttttctttttgacctTGGATTAGTGAAATCTTTCTGGCCcaaattttttagtattttgatTTGTGCACTggattctttcttctttctacCATGGTTCaagaaattttcttaaaaaatctaCTATTTTATGTACTCGCTCTTTCTTTTGccattttaaatgaaaaattaaaattatatatataaaaaaaagagaaatggaGAGACTCATTGTCTAATACTTGGGTTtagaaattgaaacaaaagccGAGACAGTTACCGACTATTGATAATGAGagtaatatataaatattgaagAATTGTTTTTTATGATTACGAACACAATCCAGTCTGacaaattatatgatttttgcCTTAtgctcattaatttttattaagaagttTATCACCTATAGAAATTATTTGTGTGAAGACTTAAGCCAATaagattgtaaaataattgtaggagcaagaaataataaaaaaattaatagactcataaattaataatgtttatttaaaaagaaaggtaCTTTTGGCATTAAGTTTAGTATAATTGAAACCTTGAAggggatgttttaaaagaatttatgaGGGATGACAATAGTCCAAttctaataaaagaaaatatcagttttattttattttattttaataattaccatttattattattttttt encodes:
- the LOC102624880 gene encoding 50S ribosomal protein L11, chloroplastic; its protein translation is MASSLSTSTSLQNTNQQLSCSLFPSAVNLSSNSNVSLPFYDNKVKPSPLLSSTPRFLTVIAMAPPKLGGKAKAKKVVGLIKLALEAGKATPAPPVGPALGAKGVNIMAFCKDYNARTADKAGYVIPVEITVYDDRSFTFILKTPPASVLLLKAAGVEKGSKDPKQQKVGKITIEQLRAIATEKLPDLNCTSIESAMRIIAGTAANMGIDIDPPVLGTKKKEL